AACGCCGCCTGCTCGCTCGTTTCGACGCCCTCCGCCGTCACGTTCATCCCGAGCGAATGCGCCATTGCAACGACGGCATGCGTGATCGCCACGGCATCGCGATGCTCGGGCAAGCCCGCGACGAACGAACGGTCGACCTTCAGGCTATGCAACGGAAAACGCTTCAGATACGACAGCGACGAATAGCCGGTGCCGAAATCGTCGACGGAAATGCGCACGCCCATGCGCGCGAGCGTCGTCAGGAGCGGCATGACGGTGTCGCTGTCGCTCATCAGCACGCCTTCCGTGATCTCCAGTTCGAGCGCCGACGCCGCCAGCCCCGCGCGCTCCAGACTCAGCGCCACATGCTCGATCAGCTCGCCGTTGATCTGACGCGGCGACAGGTTCACGGCCATCATCAGATGCGGCGTGATCGTTCTGCGCCATTCGACGGCCTGCAGGCACGCGTTCTCCAGCACCCAGCGGCCGATGTCGATGATGAGGCCGGTGTCTTCGGCGACGGGAATGAATTCCGCGGGCGACACATGGCCCAGCTCGCCGTTATGCCAGCGCAACAGCGCCTCGGCGCCGACGATGCGCCCCGTCGCCCCCTCGACGATCGGCTGATACGCGAGGCTCAGTTCGTCGGCGACGAGCGCGCGCCGCAGCGACTGTTCGATCGCGAAGCGCCGTTGCAAACGCTCGCTCAACTCGGCTGTGAAGAACTGGAAGTTGTTGCGGCCGCGCTGCTTCGCGTTGTACATCGCGGAGTCGGCGTTGCGCATCAGCGTCTGCGCGTCGCGTCCGTCGTTGGGAAACAGGCTGATGCCGATCGACGCGCCAAGGTAATACTCGTTGCCGCCGACCGCGAACGGCATCGCGATCGTATCGAGCACGCGCTGCGCGAGCGAAGTCAGGAACGATTCGTCGCCGTAGTCGCCCGTCGCGATCACGAACTCGTCGCCGCCGACGCGCGCGAGCGTGTCCTCGCTGCGCACGCAGGTCGCGAGCCGCGCGGCGACGCTGCATAACAGCGCATCGCCCGCTTCGTGGCCGGCGATGTCGTTGACTTTCTTGAAGCCGTCGAGATCGACGAACAGCACGGCCAGTCTCGTCACGGCGGGTTGAGACGCATCGGCTTCATGCCCTTCGACGCCCGCATGCGGCGCGAGCAGCGCGCTCATCCGGTCGGCGAGAAACGCGCGGTTGTAGAGCCCTGTCAGCGAATCGCGCGTCGCGAGGTGCTGCAGTTGCGCACGCGCCGAGCGCACCGCGCTGATGTCGTTGAACGATACGAGCACGGCGTTCGGTTCGGTCTCGCCCGGCCTGACGATGGGTACGACGTTCTCGGTGATCCAGATCGATTCGCCACACGTCAGCTCGAGCCGCAGCGTCATGCCGACCACGGGTTTGCCCGTGCGCAGCACGCGCTGCGTCGGCTGCTCGCCTGACTCGACGGGCGAGCCGTCTTCCCAGTACGCGGCGCGAATCACCTTGTAGATATCCTGGCCGATCACTTCGCCCGTCGCGCGCAGCATGCGCCGCGCGCTCGGATTGCAGGCGAGCACGATGCCTTCGCGCGTCTGCACGACGATGCCTTCGTTCAGATGATCGACGACGAGCCGGTGATGCTCCTCGCTTTCCGCGAGGCGCTTGCGCATCAGCTCCTGATGGACGGCAAGGCCTACGCTGTGGCCGATCTCGTGCAGCAAGGCGTGTTCATCTTCGTCCGGACGCCGGCGCCTGTCGTAGTAGACGCCGAACGCGCCCAGCACCTGACCCGCGTCGTCCTCGAACGGCACCGACCAGCAGGCGCGCAGCCCGAGCGGCAGCGCGAGATGCCGGTAGTCGGCCCATAGCGGATCGCTTTCGATGTCCTCGACGATCACCAGCCGCCGGTCGTGCATTGCCGTGCCGCAGGAACCGGCGCACGGGCCGATCGACATGCCGTCGATGGCCGCGCTGTAATGCGCCGGCAGCGACGGCGACGCGCCGACGCGCACGGTGACGCCATCGGTATCGAGCACAAGGATCGAGCACCGCGAGCCCTCGCCTAGCAGCGTTTCGGCGCGGCGGCACACTTCCGCCAGCAGCTCGGGCAACGGCGTGCTGCGCGTGAGCAGGCGCAATACGCTCTGCTCCGATGCCAGCACCTCGGCGGCCAGATCGGACCGGTGGCGAGTGCTTTCGGATGGCTTATCAGTCGCGATGTCTGCAGTCACTGGACGACTCATGGTTGCACTCCCTTCATGCAACAACGGCAGACGGACGTGCGCCGCGTATCAGGGTTTATACGGAGCGCGTGGCCGTGGACGTGCAACGCTGCTACTTTACATGCGGATCGAATGGCCTCGCCTCGATCCCGCCGCGCTTCGCGACGATCGCCGTCGATTCCGGTATTTCCTGCCACCAGCCTTCCAGGTCGACGAGCGGC
The Paraburkholderia hospita DNA segment above includes these coding regions:
- a CDS encoding putative bifunctional diguanylate cyclase/phosphodiesterase is translated as MSRPVTADIATDKPSESTRHRSDLAAEVLASEQSVLRLLTRSTPLPELLAEVCRRAETLLGEGSRCSILVLDTDGVTVRVGASPSLPAHYSAAIDGMSIGPCAGSCGTAMHDRRLVIVEDIESDPLWADYRHLALPLGLRACWSVPFEDDAGQVLGAFGVYYDRRRRPDEDEHALLHEIGHSVGLAVHQELMRKRLAESEEHHRLVVDHLNEGIVVQTREGIVLACNPSARRMLRATGEVIGQDIYKVIRAAYWEDGSPVESGEQPTQRVLRTGKPVVGMTLRLELTCGESIWITENVVPIVRPGETEPNAVLVSFNDISAVRSARAQLQHLATRDSLTGLYNRAFLADRMSALLAPHAGVEGHEADASQPAVTRLAVLFVDLDGFKKVNDIAGHEAGDALLCSVAARLATCVRSEDTLARVGGDEFVIATGDYGDESFLTSLAQRVLDTIAMPFAVGGNEYYLGASIGISLFPNDGRDAQTLMRNADSAMYNAKQRGRNNFQFFTAELSERLQRRFAIEQSLRRALVADELSLAYQPIVEGATGRIVGAEALLRWHNGELGHVSPAEFIPVAEDTGLIIDIGRWVLENACLQAVEWRRTITPHLMMAVNLSPRQINGELIEHVALSLERAGLAASALELEITEGVLMSDSDTVMPLLTTLARMGVRISVDDFGTGYSSLSYLKRFPLHSLKVDRSFVAGLPEHRDAVAITHAVVAMAHSLGMNVTAEGVETSEQAAFLRSIGCERQQGYLFGRPVVPGEFAREAQRLQAGN